AAGATGCGGTAGCGCATGCGCTGGGCGCGCATGATGTCGCGCCGTGAACTGCTGAACCAGGCGCTGAAGCGCCCGCTCTGCTCCGCATCCTGCGGCAAGGGCGCACGCAACATGCCTGCGGTGGCCACGAACGGCTTCGCCAGCGCCTGTCTGATACCCTGAATAGCCATGTACGACTCCCTGAGCCTGTTTCGCGCAGTGTCGATCCGGCGAATTGCTGTGGGGTGACAGTGAGATGACAATTCGGAGACAGACCATGAGCCAGATTCGCTACCCGCTACCCATGGAAGTGGAAAAGGACAAGACCTATCACTGGTGCGCCTGCGGACGCAGTGCGCGGCAACCGTTCTGCGACGGCAGCCACATGGGCACCGGCATCACTCCGGTGGCCTACACCGCCCCCCGGGACAAGATCGTCTATTTCTGTGGCTGCAAGCAGACCCGCGAGGCGCCCCTGTGCGAC
This region of Isoalcanivorax indicus genomic DNA includes:
- a CDS encoding CDGSH iron-sulfur domain-containing protein, which translates into the protein MSQIRYPLPMEVEKDKTYHWCACGRSARQPFCDGSHMGTGITPVAYTAPRDKIVYFCGCKQTREAPLCDGTHKTL